A genomic region of Corticium candelabrum chromosome 6, ooCorCand1.1, whole genome shotgun sequence contains the following coding sequences:
- the LOC134180837 gene encoding uncharacterized protein LOC134180837, translating to MDSRQADSFLEPSIQSKEFGEERVAERSSVATSQLTEEKPTSKTSQSNGETATRPQEYESPDYLWKKWILPLFYDLVQILPVEPILDKLLSTNQVTLEEFDKLKQMSGDVERARYLLINILPYRGNEAFYMFCDTLLEVGGYDQILHLIQPDKHPDPHKRETKEIIAQLVHGARSRRLVVPEESPQDKGKPERKELFPFELAKRNFPHACGRNAIITTMSRYFWKGEHEHAVNVDISDCRLMCICAQGGAGKSCVAANYARIYRKSYEGGVFFISSRTSASLRHSIQKYIVRLSCEKDDVASQSLEEMNARFLDLVSQRGGNALLIYDSSDDLDVIRHVVPSCNMKVHVIITTRCRDHVLMREGNVIQLPELDEDAAVECLYSWAGKCNDDGKMSEKEYNEIKGIVTDGQVKLLPLAIRRVATLTKKTGVTFRQMREKLSLKKESVRYPVDDLEDILRGWGLQHLQHKLTSSGIARIDQILDVDVASLAKSCDICTSDEEKLKNMKERLKVDREAPMQWDLDLEEVARRSEDAEKILSFTSLMETSAIPTDVLFAAVMREGESRIGGNEFDVSLHLLSDDFSLLTLNDEECTCAIHALVQQSVVSHMKRRDKFLPFLICLTKCMQDMLPNSGEAMARNLNNSKLIALAPHVYSVCDHILKSKCIQQECLKLLQFSCLLAKCLHDIPTAKHLAEEILKIRRQLGTGSINDAIEMSSSLISVGDAYNLMSRPDKGKPYFEEAVQVLQAFGDDSSLPMIYGVGLRRIYLQIVITLELSSSRGHHVFFGDSMLSHVYNGNWIAIKSRSDHDRSSDPHREVDSIHIGSLSLEFTLQRLADSYRQMKNFEDSERLFTKELNWRRKRGGDEGNISSGFTSASQF from the exons ATCACCAGACTATTTATGGAAGAAATGGATTCTTCCTCTATTTTATGATTTAGTGCAAATTCTCCCAGTCGAACCCATTCTTGATAAGCTACTGAGTACGAATCAGGTGACACTAGAGGAGTTCGATAAACTGAAGCAAATGAGTGGAGACGTTGAACGAGCTCGTTATCTGTTGATTAACATCTTACCTTATCGAGGCAACGAAGCTTTTTACATGTTTTGTGATACTTTGTTGGAAGTTGGTGGTTATGATCAAATATTACATCTTATACAACCAGATAAACATCCAG ATCCACACAAGAGAGAAACCAAAG AAATAATTGCACAATTAGTACATGGGGCAAGATCTCGTCGGCTAGTTGTACCCGAAGAGTCTCCACAAGACAAAGGAAAGCCAGAGCGGAAGG AACTTTTTCCGTTTGAACTGGCAAAGAGAAATTTTCCTCATGCGTGTGGTCGGAATGCAATTATCACCACAATGTCGCGTTACTTTTGGAAAGGAGAACATGAACATGCAGTGAATGTCGACATTAGTGATTGTCGTTTGATG tgCATTTGTGCTCAAGGTGGGGCGGGCAAATCATGTGTAGCAGCCAACTATGCAAGGATTTACAGAAAGTCATACGAAGGAGGAGTTTTCTTTATCAGCTCAAGAACAAGCGCATCTTTAAGACACTCAATTCAAAAATAT ATCGTTCGCCTAAGTTGTGAGAAAGATGATGTTGCAAGTCAATCATTGGAAGAAATGAATGCGCGCTTTCTAGATCTCGTCAGTCAACGTGGAGGCAATGCTTTGTTGATCTACGACAGCAGTGATGATTTAGACGTCATCAGACATGTAGTTCCTTCTTGCAACATGAAAGTTCACGTTATCATTACGACGAGATGCAGAGATCACGTGCTGATGCGAGAAGGCAATGTGATCCAACTGCCAGAGTTGGATGAAGACGCAGCCGTCGAGTGTTTGTACAGTTGGGCTGGAAAATGCAACGATGACGGGAAGATGTCAGAAAAGGAATACAATGAGATCAAAGGTATAGTGACCGATGGACAAGTAAAGCTATTGCCACTGGCCATTCGACGTGTTGCAACATTGACGAAGAAAACAGGGGTTACTTTCAGGCAGATGAGAGAAAAACTGTCGTTGAAGAAAGAGAGCGTTCGTTATCCAGTCGATGATCTAGAGGACATATTACGTGGTTGGGGACTGCAGCATCTACAGCACAAGCTAACCAGTTCGGGCATTGCACGGATCGACCAAATTCTAGATGTCGATGTCGCCTCACTGGCCAAATCGTGCGACATTTGTACGAGTGATGAAGAGAAGCTGAAGAATATGAAGGAAAGACTAAAAGTCGACAGGGAAGCACCGATGCAATGGGATCTCGATCTAGAAGAAGTGGCAAGAAGGTCCGAAGATGCAGAGAAAATTCTCAGTTTTACTTCTCTGATGGAGACGAGCGCCATTCCTACTGATGTTCTTTTTGCAGCTGTGATGAGGGAAGGAGAGTCGAGGATTGGAGGAAATGAGTTTGACGTCTCTCTGCATTTGCTGTCCGACGACTTTTCTCTGCTCACATTGAATGACGAGGAATGCACATGTGCGATTCATGCGCTTGTTCAGCAGTCCGTTGTAAGCCACATGAAGAGAAGAGACAAATTCCTACCTTTTCTCATTTGTTTGACAAAGTGTATGCAAGACATGTTACCAAATTCTGGTGAGGCCATGGCACGCAacctcaacaacagcaagttgATTGCATTGGCTCCACACGTTTACAGCGTTTGTGATCACATCTTGAAATCGAAATGTATACAGCAAGAATGTCTAAAGCTCTTgcagttttcttgtttgttggcAAAATGTTTGCACGACATTCCAACAGCCAAGCATTTAGCAGAAGAGATATTGAAAATTCGTCGTCAACTCGGCACTGGCAGTATTAACGATGCAATTGAAATGAGCAGCA GTCTGATTTCTGTTGGTGATGCGTACAATCTAATGAGTAGACCTGACAAGGGGAAGCCATACTTTGAAGAAGCCGTGCAAGTATTGCAAGCATTTGGCGACGACAGTTCTCTTCCTATGATATATGGTGTGG GGTTAAGACGGATTTACTTGCAGATTGTGATCACTCTAGAGCTGTCGAGCTCTCGTGGCCATCACGTTTTCTTTGGCGATAGCATG TTGAGCCATGTCTACaatggcaactggatcgcgatcaaATCGCGATCCGATCACGATAGATcatccgatccacatcgcgaggtggattcgattCACATCGGTTCGCTATCACTTGAATTCA CTCTGCAACGTTTAGCAGATAGCTACAGGCAAATGAAAAACTTTGAAGACTCAGAGCGACTGTTTACTAAAGAGCTTAACTGGAGGAGAAAACGGGGAGGAGATGAAGGAAACATTTCAAGTG GATTTACATCTGCATCTCAATTTTAG